The following are encoded together in the Fodinibius salinus genome:
- a CDS encoding phytoene desaturase: MKKKIIVIGSGFGGLATASRLLSRGHEVEIFEKRDKPGGRAYVYEQDGFTFDGGPTVITAPFLFDEIFNAAEKNREDYFELVPCNPYYRIFNGNGEKFDYNGDHEFVLNEIERWNPDDKEGYTKFLQSTKAIFDKGFVELADQPFLNLWDMIKVVPDLIKLQSHKTVFKYIAQYIDNDFLRKVFSFHPLLVGGNPFDTTSIYAMIHYLERQWGVHYAMGGTGAIVNALATLIKEQGGAIHYNTEVDEIMIQNGCATGVRLKDGSTHQADQVVSNADVAFTYRYMIPEKERSTYTNRKIERTKYSMSLFVIYFGTDRRYLDSELEHHNIILGERYRELLTDIFHDKKLAEDFSLYLHMPTKTDPSLAPEGCEGFYVLSPVPHLDSGTDWKEKAKPYRDAIIHFLEQNYLPNLEEHIVTEHHIDPLHFQQTLNSYKGSAFSVEPILTQSAWFRPHNKSEDVDDLFFVGAGTHPGAGLPGVLSSAKIAEDLICEE; encoded by the coding sequence ATGAAGAAAAAAATAATTGTAATTGGCAGTGGCTTTGGCGGACTTGCCACCGCTTCGCGGCTACTCTCACGCGGACATGAAGTTGAAATTTTTGAGAAGCGCGACAAGCCCGGCGGACGTGCTTACGTCTATGAGCAAGACGGCTTTACATTTGACGGGGGGCCCACCGTAATAACCGCTCCGTTTCTTTTTGATGAAATTTTCAATGCCGCCGAAAAAAATCGGGAAGACTATTTTGAGCTCGTGCCATGTAATCCTTATTACCGGATTTTTAATGGCAACGGCGAAAAGTTCGACTATAATGGTGATCACGAGTTCGTACTCAATGAGATTGAACGCTGGAATCCCGACGATAAAGAAGGCTATACCAAGTTCTTACAGTCAACCAAAGCTATTTTTGACAAGGGATTTGTAGAACTGGCCGACCAACCTTTCTTAAATCTATGGGATATGATTAAGGTAGTGCCTGACCTTATCAAACTGCAATCGCATAAGACCGTATTCAAATATATTGCCCAATATATTGACAACGACTTCCTGCGCAAAGTCTTTTCATTTCATCCCTTGCTAGTAGGCGGCAATCCTTTTGATACTACTTCTATTTATGCCATGATTCACTACCTGGAACGCCAGTGGGGGGTTCACTATGCCATGGGCGGCACGGGCGCCATTGTCAATGCACTGGCCACACTTATCAAAGAGCAAGGTGGTGCTATTCATTACAACACCGAGGTCGATGAAATTATGATCCAAAACGGCTGTGCAACCGGAGTTCGGCTGAAAGACGGAAGCACACACCAAGCCGATCAAGTGGTATCTAATGCGGATGTAGCCTTTACCTATCGCTATATGATTCCCGAAAAGGAACGTTCAACCTATACCAATCGAAAAATTGAACGTACTAAATACAGCATGTCACTCTTTGTGATTTATTTCGGCACTGACCGGCGTTACCTCGACTCCGAGCTAGAGCACCACAATATTATTCTCGGAGAGCGATACAGGGAACTACTGACTGACATTTTTCATGACAAAAAACTGGCAGAGGATTTTTCTCTTTATTTGCACATGCCTACTAAAACCGATCCCTCACTGGCTCCCGAAGGCTGCGAAGGATTTTATGTACTCTCACCAGTACCTCACCTTGACAGCGGCACAGACTGGAAAGAAAAAGCCAAACCATACCGCGATGCTATCATTCATTTTCTGGAACAAAACTACTTACCCAATCTGGAAGAGCATATTGTAACGGAACATCATATTGATCCCCTACACTTTCAGCAGACTCTAAACAGTTATAAAGGGTCAGCCTTTTCAGTTGAACCGATCCTAACACAGTCGGCCTGGTTTCGCCCCCATAATAAATCAGAAGATGTGGATGATCTGTTTTTTGTGGGAGCAGGCACCCATCCGGGTGCAGGACTACCGGGCGTACTGTCATCAGCTAAGATTGCTGAAGATCTTATCTGTGAGGAATAA
- a CDS encoding rhomboid family intramembrane serine protease, protein MNEFISNYPVTFYLVAINVFFSLAALYLYPPIIEWGYLKPYRTVRQKSWYELLTSGFLHANIGHLFVNMFTLYFFGQVMERVLGGNYFLGLYLSGLIAAGIPSLIKFKDDPNYATLGASGAVGSVLFAFILLFPLEPIYLMLIPIPIPAIVFAIGYLGYSMYASKQARGKINHEAHAAGAVWGILYLILFVPNTIDHILTVFGLM, encoded by the coding sequence ATGAATGAGTTTATATCAAATTATCCGGTAACATTTTACTTAGTAGCGATAAATGTATTTTTTTCGCTGGCAGCATTGTATTTATATCCTCCTATTATTGAATGGGGATATCTCAAACCGTACCGCACGGTTCGGCAGAAGTCATGGTACGAGCTGTTGACTTCAGGCTTTTTGCATGCCAACATCGGTCATTTGTTTGTTAATATGTTTACGCTCTACTTTTTCGGTCAGGTCATGGAAAGAGTACTGGGCGGCAATTATTTTTTGGGCTTGTATCTTAGCGGATTGATCGCAGCGGGAATTCCGTCGCTTATCAAATTTAAAGATGATCCTAATTATGCAACCTTGGGAGCGTCAGGTGCGGTGGGATCGGTGCTGTTTGCCTTTATTCTGTTGTTCCCGTTGGAGCCTATCTATCTTATGTTAATTCCAATACCCATTCCGGCTATTGTGTTCGCCATTGGATATCTAGGATACAGCATGTATGCCAGTAAGCAGGCGCGCGGAAAAATTAATCACGAAGCCCATGCGGCGGGTGCTGTCTGGGGCATTCTTTACCTGATACTGTTTGTACCAAATACCATCGATCATATTCTTACGGTATTTGGACTGATGTGA
- a CDS encoding efflux RND transporter permease subunit, whose protein sequence is MKALAKKAVERPVTFFMTSLIVIGFGLFGLSNLRLNLYPDVSFPTITVYTTYEGVAPGDMETLVTRPIEEQVGSISGVREVQSSSKQGASVIKLRFNWGTNLYQAESDVRKELDFVRRTIPDDAEQPIVFSYDPNQEPVMVLTLTSDTQSPRELRTIAKQDLEQQLERIEGVASSETAGGYERQINIDISNEQMRTYGLTIGTIASKLQAENIQVPAGELIEGRTIYSLRTIGEFKNVDQIRNTIIAQQDGNPVRLNDVATVEDGIAQPIGNVHVNGKEGVIVNVYRQSDANVVTTANGVTGQLDTMQDILPGDVSVDVLTNKANFIQSSINNLLWTGLQAVILVILILLAFLHSGRSALIIAISIPVSIISTFSIMDWTNLSLNIISLSGLTLAVGMVVDDAVVVLENIFRFKEEGHNRKEASIFGAQEVAVPVVISTLTTLVVFIPILFVPGIAGFLFRDLALTISFALIVSSLVALSLIPMMSSILLDTEEEKEEKDIYLKRLLDWSRGNIWKRIGIAPLLLLGVIVYPIYWIFRVAKRKAGWFFSNKVGPALDNFLVGIEKAYSKRIDQLLNNSGKVVISALVLFLITLPLFNVLGGEFFPTVDDNSFILDIQREPGVSLFELGRSIKQVESIVDKEVPEAELIVADFGDKEGIEGADNPGGYQGTIRVELIAQDQRQRSESQIVSSLLDQLETVAGTNIKEVQQDPLRPEGESGLVVQLYGYEHQVKEQLAKGIKKDLRELEGIVNVFSTADQGRPELRVTMDRERISRLGMSTSDVATAISNAVKGNLATNYVDQGIEFEVLVQLEQNDKASVQALRSLQIQTPNDNWVPLSSLATIERYSGPTNILRINQERVTEVSADLSGVDLKTASSRARQQLEQINWPEGYRYEISGSAEDQQDSFNFLFIAFIIAGILTYMVMASQFESLVEPFIIILTIPLALTGVILMLWGTGTAISVTSLVGLILLSGIVVNNGIVMIDYIKILQARNYSRHEAIVEGATRRLRPILMTAFTTILSMVPLALELGSGSETWSPMARTVIGGLTMSTLLMLFVVPCLYKLINAMVENFGFDAVHKQDPIAQPEG, encoded by the coding sequence ATGAAAGCTTTAGCAAAAAAGGCGGTTGAACGACCGGTTACATTTTTCATGACCAGCCTGATCGTAATTGGATTTGGGTTGTTTGGACTTTCCAATTTGCGGTTAAACCTCTATCCGGATGTCTCTTTCCCCACTATCACCGTTTATACTACCTACGAAGGTGTAGCCCCGGGCGATATGGAAACGCTCGTTACACGTCCCATTGAGGAACAGGTGGGCAGCATAAGCGGTGTGCGCGAAGTCCAGTCATCTTCAAAACAGGGAGCTTCAGTTATCAAATTGAGATTTAACTGGGGAACCAATCTGTACCAGGCAGAATCAGATGTTCGTAAAGAACTCGATTTTGTACGCCGAACCATTCCTGATGATGCCGAGCAGCCTATTGTTTTTTCGTATGACCCTAATCAAGAACCAGTCATGGTCCTTACTCTTACCTCTGATACTCAGAGTCCCCGGGAGTTGCGTACCATTGCAAAACAAGATCTGGAGCAGCAGCTGGAACGAATAGAAGGCGTAGCCTCAAGCGAAACGGCCGGCGGTTATGAACGGCAGATTAATATTGATATCAGTAACGAACAGATGCGAACGTACGGCCTCACTATTGGCACCATTGCCAGTAAACTGCAGGCCGAAAACATCCAGGTACCCGCTGGTGAACTTATAGAGGGGCGTACAATTTACTCACTGCGTACTATCGGTGAATTCAAGAATGTTGATCAAATTCGCAATACCATTATCGCCCAGCAAGATGGTAATCCGGTACGCCTTAATGATGTGGCAACCGTTGAAGACGGTATAGCACAGCCTATTGGCAACGTGCATGTAAATGGAAAAGAAGGTGTTATCGTCAATGTATATCGGCAAAGCGATGCTAATGTGGTAACGACGGCTAATGGCGTAACCGGACAGCTTGATACCATGCAAGATATACTGCCGGGTGATGTTTCGGTAGATGTGCTTACCAACAAGGCAAATTTTATTCAAAGCTCTATTAACAATCTACTGTGGACCGGCCTGCAGGCGGTAATACTTGTGATTCTTATTTTGCTGGCCTTTCTGCATAGTGGACGCTCTGCGCTTATTATTGCTATTTCTATTCCAGTATCTATAATATCTACCTTCAGCATCATGGACTGGACCAACCTGAGCCTCAATATCATTTCGCTGTCGGGACTTACCCTTGCCGTAGGTATGGTTGTAGATGATGCCGTAGTAGTCCTCGAAAACATTTTTCGCTTTAAAGAAGAGGGACACAACCGCAAGGAAGCCTCTATTTTCGGGGCTCAAGAGGTAGCTGTGCCAGTGGTCATTTCTACGCTCACTACTCTGGTCGTTTTTATTCCCATACTATTTGTACCCGGCATCGCCGGATTTTTATTCCGTGACCTAGCACTGACCATTTCATTTGCCCTTATTGTCTCTTCTCTCGTTGCCCTCTCACTCATCCCAATGATGAGCTCTATTTTATTGGATACTGAAGAAGAAAAAGAAGAAAAAGATATATACCTAAAGAGACTGCTGGACTGGAGCCGGGGCAACATCTGGAAACGAATTGGCATTGCCCCTCTGCTTCTTCTCGGCGTTATTGTCTATCCTATCTACTGGATTTTTAGGGTTGCAAAACGAAAAGCCGGCTGGTTTTTCAGCAATAAAGTAGGTCCTGCGCTGGATAATTTTCTAGTGGGTATTGAAAAGGCCTATTCTAAAAGGATTGACCAATTACTTAACAATAGCGGTAAAGTAGTAATATCTGCGCTGGTACTATTTCTTATCACCTTACCACTGTTCAATGTTTTAGGCGGCGAGTTTTTCCCAACAGTGGATGACAATTCCTTTATTCTGGATATACAGCGCGAACCCGGCGTAAGTCTGTTTGAACTGGGGCGATCCATTAAACAAGTAGAATCTATCGTTGACAAAGAAGTACCAGAGGCCGAACTGATCGTTGCCGATTTTGGAGATAAAGAAGGCATTGAGGGAGCTGATAACCCTGGCGGTTATCAGGGAACTATACGAGTTGAACTTATTGCTCAAGATCAGCGGCAGCGCAGCGAATCCCAAATTGTATCTTCCTTATTAGACCAGCTGGAGACCGTAGCAGGAACAAATATAAAAGAGGTGCAACAAGATCCACTTAGACCTGAGGGAGAAAGTGGCCTTGTCGTCCAGCTTTACGGCTATGAACATCAAGTAAAAGAACAACTTGCAAAAGGTATTAAAAAAGATCTTCGCGAACTGGAAGGTATTGTAAATGTTTTCAGTACTGCCGACCAAGGGCGGCCCGAACTACGCGTAACCATGGATAGGGAACGAATCTCGCGGCTGGGAATGTCCACCTCTGATGTCGCCACTGCTATCAGTAATGCTGTCAAAGGCAATTTAGCAACTAATTATGTGGATCAGGGTATTGAATTTGAAGTACTTGTACAGCTCGAACAAAATGATAAGGCCAGCGTCCAAGCTCTTCGGAGCCTACAGATACAGACACCAAACGACAACTGGGTTCCCCTTTCTAGCCTAGCTACTATTGAACGATATAGCGGCCCCACAAACATTCTGCGCATCAACCAAGAACGGGTAACCGAAGTATCAGCCGATCTTTCCGGCGTTGACTTGAAAACAGCCAGCAGCCGGGCACGACAGCAGCTGGAACAGATCAACTGGCCGGAAGGATATCGATATGAAATCAGTGGCTCGGCCGAAGATCAACAAGATTCATTCAACTTTTTGTTTATCGCATTTATCATTGCCGGTATTCTCACCTATATGGTAATGGCATCACAGTTCGAAAGCCTGGTTGAACCATTTATTATCATTCTTACTATTCCACTTGCTCTTACTGGGGTTATACTGATGCTCTGGGGAACTGGCACTGCCATCAGTGTTACCTCATTGGTTGGACTTATTTTGCTCTCGGGCATTGTTGTAAATAACGGTATTGTAATGATTGACTACATAAAGATTCTGCAGGCCCGCAATTATTCACGGCATGAGGCCATTGTAGAAGGAGCTACGCGCAGGCTGCGCCCTATTTTGATGACTGCTTTTACAACTATCCTATCGATGGTACCGCTGGCACTTGAACTCGGCTCGGGATCAGAAACATGGAGCCCCATGGCACGTACCGTTATCGGTGGACTCACCATGTCAACACTGCTGATGTTATTTGTGGTACCTTGCCTATATAAACTAATTAATGCTATGGTCGAGAACTTCGGCTTCGATGCGGTTCACAAACAAGATCCAATTGCACAACCAGAAGGTTAA
- a CDS encoding RNA polymerase sigma factor: protein MLRWFKNKNPQPPYSNDQWVDLLSEPVNEQAVDELSRQLIRGLKPALHKYVDRELQQFVEDVAQDSILKVLNNIETFRGESKFMTWAMKIAVREGLTELRRKRWDNVSLDEMKAGYSSKDREEFTSRSFAGNNPSPETDTAQKMVVEKIEQMIEELLTKRQQRVIEALLIENKPSFLVAKEMDTNRNNLYKLLYDARKKLKNELEVQGIDPKELLQQISES from the coding sequence ATGCTCCGGTGGTTCAAAAATAAAAATCCACAACCTCCCTACAGTAATGATCAATGGGTGGATTTGTTGTCTGAGCCGGTGAATGAGCAAGCCGTTGATGAACTTAGCCGTCAGCTTATCCGTGGTCTAAAGCCAGCCTTGCATAAATATGTGGATCGGGAACTGCAGCAGTTTGTGGAAGATGTTGCACAGGACAGTATCCTAAAAGTTTTAAATAATATTGAGACGTTCAGAGGTGAAAGTAAGTTTATGACCTGGGCTATGAAAATAGCCGTGCGCGAAGGACTTACCGAGCTTCGTCGCAAACGCTGGGATAATGTATCGCTGGATGAAATGAAAGCGGGCTACAGCAGTAAAGATCGAGAAGAATTTACTTCTCGATCATTTGCTGGTAATAATCCTTCGCCGGAGACTGATACGGCCCAAAAGATGGTTGTTGAAAAAATTGAGCAAATGATTGAAGAGCTGCTTACCAAACGGCAGCAACGAGTGATAGAGGCACTGCTTATCGAAAATAAACCTAGTTTTTTGGTGGCCAAAGAGATGGATACCAACCGAAATAATCTTTATAAGTTGTTGTATGATGCTCGCAAAAAGCTCAAAAATGAACTGGAAGTTCAGGGTATTGACCCTAAAGAATTATTACAGCAAATTTCAGAATCCTGA
- a CDS encoding septal ring lytic transglycosylase RlpA family protein produces MRYLSFIILLLAFLISSCGTTERMGAPDTDNTTKSTSSSSKKIEDGKASWYGPNFHGKLTANGEKYDMYALTAAHRTLPFNSIIKVKNLDNGQSVTVRINDRGPYAKNRIIDLSKKAAQEIDMLGAGTARVSLILMEGDLENSRVTDLKTPTYTVQLASYRKKDKAFSHSRKISGSRVETIILDSQKVYRVYYGRYTDKDTARQKKRMLAQKGYKGYVKQIEN; encoded by the coding sequence GTGCGCTATCTCTCATTCATTATACTTTTGTTAGCTTTCCTCATTTCGTCTTGTGGTACCACTGAACGTATGGGAGCACCCGATACAGATAACACTACAAAATCCACCTCATCCTCTTCCAAAAAAATTGAGGATGGCAAAGCCAGCTGGTATGGTCCCAATTTTCACGGCAAGCTTACTGCCAATGGCGAAAAGTATGATATGTATGCCCTTACGGCTGCGCACCGTACCCTGCCCTTTAACAGTATCATAAAAGTCAAGAATTTGGATAACGGTCAGTCAGTAACAGTTCGAATTAATGACCGTGGGCCTTATGCCAAAAATCGGATTATTGACCTCTCTAAAAAAGCTGCCCAGGAAATTGACATGTTGGGAGCCGGTACCGCACGTGTCTCTTTAATTTTAATGGAAGGTGATCTTGAAAATTCACGTGTCACTGACCTAAAAACACCCACTTATACAGTACAACTTGCATCATATCGCAAAAAAGATAAAGCATTTTCCCATTCCCGAAAAATAAGCGGTTCACGCGTCGAAACTATTATCCTAGACAGCCAAAAAGTGTACCGAGTGTATTACGGACGATACACAGACAAAGATACGGCTCGTCAAAAAAAGCGTATGCTTGCCCAAAAAGGATATAAGGGCTACGTTAAGCAGATTGAAAACTGA
- the fsa gene encoding fructose-6-phosphate aldolase: MKFFIDTADLDEIQEAHDLGVLDGVTTNPSLCAKIGVADFEGHIAKICNMVDGDVSAEVVSTEYDEIMAEARGLADIADNVVVKVPLIKEGIKAIRSLSDEGIRTNCTLCFSATQALLAAKAGATYISPFIGRLDDISDDGIQLIKDVVTIYDNYGFDTEILAASIRHPMHVLESARLGADVATMPLKVIDQLLHHPKTDSGLERFLNDWETLQGELENK; encoded by the coding sequence ATGAAATTTTTTATTGATACTGCCGACCTTGATGAAATTCAGGAAGCTCATGATCTGGGTGTTCTGGATGGAGTAACAACAAATCCCAGTTTATGTGCCAAAATTGGTGTGGCGGACTTTGAAGGACACATTGCTAAAATTTGCAATATGGTTGACGGTGATGTTTCTGCCGAAGTTGTTTCCACGGAATATGATGAAATTATGGCTGAAGCCCGTGGCCTTGCTGATATTGCAGATAACGTGGTGGTTAAGGTTCCGCTTATCAAAGAGGGTATCAAGGCTATCCGCAGTCTTTCGGATGAGGGTATTCGTACGAACTGTACGCTCTGTTTTTCTGCCACGCAGGCATTACTGGCTGCCAAAGCAGGTGCTACCTATATTTCTCCGTTCATTGGTCGTCTTGATGACATCTCTGATGACGGTATTCAACTTATCAAAGATGTAGTTACTATCTACGATAATTATGGTTTTGATACAGAGATACTGGCGGCAAGCATTCGTCACCCTATGCATGTTCTTGAATCTGCCCGTCTTGGTGCTGATGTTGCTACAATGCCTCTCAAAGTGATCGATCAGCTGTTGCACCATCCCAAAACTGACAGTGGACTTGAGCGCTTTCTGAACGACTGGGAGACCTTGCAGGGAGAACTCGAGAATAAGTAG
- a CDS encoding amidase: MKRILFLIAILSISFISCQQKSTYKQIGLEEVTIQELQEGYDNGDFTIADVTHAYLDRIEKIDQNGMKLNSMIYLNPDAIKKAKALDKELANDSIRGPLHGVPVVLKDNIDTKDMPTTAGARALEGSVPDDDAFITKKLREAGAVILGKANLSEWANFHSSFSSSGWSGLGGQTHNPYDLSRNPCGSSSGSGAAVSANLSVIALGTETNGSITCPSSANGIVGIKPTVGLLSRSGIIPISHTQDTPGPMARTVTDAAIALGTMTGVDSADNKTKASRDHHYTAYTQFLNEDGLQGKRIGFWTKPLGSHHRVDTLIQQTKRLIKEQGATIVEIDQISEENINGDSFQVLLYEFKHGLNKYFDSLGKDAPIDSFDELVKKTLADSVEMHYFDHDLLIQANKKGDLNSEEYQKALERLMTYAKEKGLDKVMDEHNLDAIMAPTGAPAWKTDLTDGDNFSVSSSSPAAHAGYPNITVPMGFIDGLPVGVSFFGRAWSEPALIEIAYGFEQATNIRKPPTLNNAE; the protein is encoded by the coding sequence ATGAAACGCATACTTTTTCTGATAGCAATACTATCAATTAGCTTTATATCTTGCCAGCAAAAATCTACTTACAAGCAGATTGGGCTTGAAGAAGTTACAATTCAAGAACTGCAGGAAGGCTATGACAATGGGGATTTTACTATTGCGGATGTAACCCACGCCTACCTGGATCGCATAGAAAAGATTGATCAAAACGGGATGAAATTAAACTCGATGATTTACCTTAATCCTGATGCCATAAAAAAGGCCAAAGCACTTGATAAAGAATTAGCCAATGACAGTATTCGTGGCCCCCTACATGGTGTCCCAGTTGTTTTAAAGGACAATATCGACACCAAGGATATGCCCACTACAGCCGGAGCACGGGCACTTGAAGGATCCGTACCAGATGATGATGCCTTCATCACTAAAAAACTACGTGAAGCGGGAGCGGTTATCCTGGGTAAGGCTAATCTCAGTGAATGGGCAAACTTTCACAGCAGCTTTTCGTCCAGCGGGTGGAGTGGTCTCGGTGGACAAACACATAATCCGTATGATCTCAGCCGCAATCCTTGTGGGTCCAGTTCTGGTTCGGGAGCTGCCGTTTCGGCTAATCTTTCAGTCATTGCTCTGGGAACAGAAACAAATGGCTCTATTACCTGCCCCTCTTCAGCTAATGGTATCGTTGGCATAAAACCGACCGTTGGGCTATTGAGTCGCTCGGGAATTATTCCGATATCACACACGCAAGATACTCCCGGACCTATGGCGCGAACAGTGACTGATGCAGCCATCGCATTGGGAACAATGACAGGGGTAGACAGCGCAGATAACAAAACCAAAGCAAGCAGAGATCATCATTATACAGCCTATACACAATTTCTCAATGAAGATGGTCTGCAAGGAAAGCGCATTGGGTTTTGGACGAAACCTCTAGGCAGCCATCACCGCGTAGATACACTGATACAACAAACAAAGCGTCTTATTAAAGAGCAGGGAGCAACCATCGTTGAAATCGACCAGATTTCAGAAGAAAATATTAACGGCGATTCTTTCCAGGTCTTATTGTACGAATTTAAACATGGACTCAACAAGTATTTCGATTCCCTCGGCAAAGACGCTCCAATAGATAGTTTTGATGAGCTTGTCAAAAAGACACTAGCTGACTCGGTGGAAATGCATTATTTCGATCATGACTTGTTAATTCAAGCTAATAAAAAGGGGGATTTAAATTCGGAAGAATACCAGAAAGCTCTTGAACGTCTGATGACTTATGCAAAAGAAAAAGGGCTCGACAAGGTTATGGATGAACATAATTTGGATGCTATTATGGCTCCTACCGGCGCACCGGCCTGGAAAACAGATCTGACGGACGGCGACAACTTCTCGGTTTCCTCCAGTTCTCCCGCGGCGCATGCCGGTTATCCCAATATTACAGTACCCATGGGGTTTATTGACGGACTCCCTGTAGGCGTCTCTTTTTTTGGAAGGGCATGGAGTGAACCTGCGCTCATAGAAATTGCCTATGGGTTTGAGCAGGCTACGAATATTCGAAAACCTCCTACACTTAACAATGCAGAATAA
- a CDS encoding efflux RND transporter periplasmic adaptor subunit — MKNLSLLSVLSLIIVLQACSGGSGESSRSNWSGQNKQEDPPTSVETITVSAQNISQQIKSFGNIRAQEIVQVTPQVSNRVVEIHAELGDTVQQGEVLAKVYDATYRDQYKQAQSQLEQNRSAYVRDSLQFQRQKELYKKDLISATEFDNAKATFQNSKAQLESSKANLTESRENLNNTKISSPVYGTVLSRKISEGDVATTGQTAFEIANLIGYQARVHVPFEEWKEVEIGQPVNFRVSNQSDISGRGRVTQKSPRLDANTGLGEVRISLTERGNSIYQGVLVESIIDVETHNDTPVIPRAALVENVQTLIEPESNSIQLQRSYSVFVVQGDSIAFERKVELGIQQGNSVEIASGINAGDEIVITGQSDLTDSTKVRIADPENFQPSSKEEVPIQDMKDQQADSVSQDTSATS, encoded by the coding sequence GTGAAAAATCTATCTTTACTTTCAGTATTGTCATTAATTATTGTTTTACAAGCATGCAGCGGCGGTTCTGGCGAATCTTCACGCTCTAACTGGTCGGGGCAAAATAAACAAGAGGATCCTCCCACCAGCGTAGAAACTATCACCGTTTCTGCCCAAAACATCTCTCAACAAATAAAATCATTCGGAAATATACGGGCACAAGAAATTGTACAAGTAACACCACAGGTTTCAAATCGCGTTGTCGAAATTCATGCCGAGCTGGGTGATACAGTACAACAGGGAGAAGTGCTGGCTAAAGTTTATGATGCTACCTATCGAGATCAATACAAGCAGGCCCAGTCGCAACTTGAACAAAACCGATCAGCATATGTAAGAGACAGCTTGCAATTTCAACGGCAAAAAGAACTTTATAAAAAGGATTTAATAAGCGCTACAGAATTTGACAATGCCAAAGCCACTTTTCAAAATAGTAAAGCCCAACTGGAATCGTCGAAAGCTAATTTGACCGAAAGTCGAGAAAACTTAAATAATACAAAGATTTCTTCTCCGGTTTATGGAACGGTACTCAGCCGAAAGATCTCAGAGGGCGATGTTGCCACTACTGGCCAAACAGCTTTTGAAATAGCTAATCTAATCGGATATCAAGCCCGAGTACATGTGCCATTTGAGGAATGGAAAGAAGTAGAAATTGGTCAGCCGGTCAATTTTCGCGTTTCCAACCAATCTGATATCAGCGGGCGGGGGCGCGTGACCCAAAAAAGTCCGCGTCTGGATGCCAATACCGGACTTGGAGAAGTAAGAATTAGTTTAACCGAGCGCGGTAACTCCATTTATCAAGGTGTGCTTGTGGAATCAATTATTGATGTAGAAACACATAATGATACGCCCGTCATTCCCAGAGCTGCTCTCGTAGAAAACGTACAAACCCTTATCGAACCCGAATCAAACTCCATTCAGCTGCAACGCAGCTACTCAGTTTTTGTAGTTCAGGGAGATAGTATTGCCTTTGAACGTAAGGTTGAGTTAGGTATTCAACAAGGTAACAGTGTGGAGATAGCAAGTGGCATTAACGCAGGCGATGAAATTGTCATCACCGGGCAATCTGACCTTACAGACAGCACAAAGGTGCGTATTGCTGATCCCGAAAATTTTCAGCCCTCTTCGAAGGAAGAAGTCCCGATTCAAGATATGAAAGATCAACAAGCTGACTCCGTCTCCCAAGATACAAGCGCAACCTCCTAA